The Accipiter gentilis chromosome 35, bAccGen1.1, whole genome shotgun sequence genome contains the following window.
gcgggggccATCGGGGTGCTGCTGTACCCCGAcccccaggacacagccaggcccggggaggggcctgggctggggagggacacGGCCGTGACCGTCCATGTgagtgggggggcggggaggggatggggggggttcAGGGGGCTGGGGGTAAGTTGCGGGGGTGTCTCTGTGGGTcttgaggggtggggggaggattGGGGGTAACTGGGGAGATTTGAGGGGGTGGGGGCTTTtagggggctgtgggggggttgcattgggggtcctgggggtggaagggggggggcttggggagtTGTGGAGGAACTGGAGGTTATCTAGAGtattggggggggctggggggatttggggtgctttgggggtggggtgttttaGGGGGCTGTGTGGGGATTCGGGGGTATCTAGAggatggggggcagggggggtgagtggggggatcagggaggtttgggggcgctgggggggtggttggggatgctggggggttggggggcttgggggggtccctgcctcTGACTCGTCCCCGCAGGTGCAGGAGGGCTCGGGGGACCCCTACAGCCAGGGGTTCCCCTCCTTCagcggccgggccccccccccgccgccccccgagGCTGCCCCCCATTCCCGCCCACCCCCTGAGCGCCAGCACCGCCGCCCGCCTGCTGCGGTACGCCCTggcgctggggggggtggggggggaatcgtccgttttcccccccccaccttcccttccctggaCAGCCGGGGGtcccctggggtggggtggggtgggggggtccagGGATCCCCCACTTACCTGCTGGGTGCTGGTGAACAGGAGCTCTGGCTCCCCAGGAGGTGGGGGCGgaatgaggggggggggacacgacccgGGGTCTGGGACCCCGGTGTGGGCGGAGCAGTTGGACCCTCGTTAGGGGCAGCTGGGAGTAATTAGGGGCAATTAGCCCTCAGCAGCGCGGGAGGGGCTCCAGCTGCTGTGTCCCAGGGTCTGGGTGTCCCTCCCCAGACACCCACGTCGCCCCCTGCCCcacgcagggtgctgggggggccgcGGGCGCCGGCGCACTggggtccccccggccgggggctCCGGTATCAGCCGGGCCTGGGGGGTCGGCAGCTGCGTCTGAGCGTGGCCGCGGGGACGGCGCCGGGGACCCTCACCAGCGTCTTCGGGGCCCTGGAGGGGCGGCTGGAACCCGGTGAGAGGTGTGGGGTCAAAGTGGGTGGGGTCAAAGTGGGTGGGGTCAGAAGGGGCGGGGCTAGAAGGGGTGGAGGAACGGAGAGGAGGATCAGGCCTGCCCGGGGGGCTGCCACAGGGAGGATCCACGGGGGGTGTGGCCAGTTGGGGTGTGGTCGGTTGGGGGTGTGGTCAGTTTTTGGGTGTGGTCAATCGGGGGTGTGGCTAGAGGCGTGGGACCGAGGGGGCGGGGTCAAGCCTGAGGTCGTGCTGCTGTAGGGGGTGAGGTCAAGCCAGCTGGGGTGGCAAAAGGGGTGGGGCTAAAGGGGGTGGGGCTAAAGGGAAGGGTGGAGCCCGGAGAAGGAGGTGGGGGCACCACAGGGCAGGCGGGGGGACCCAGCGGGTGGTGCTGACCCCATAGGGGGTGTGGCTAGATGGGGGATGGAGCCTGCCTGACTCCACCCCCCTCCAGACTGTTACATCATCGTGGGGGCACAACGGGATTCGCTGGGGCCAGGGGCGGCGGCCTCGGGTGTCGGCACCGCCCTCCTTCTGGAGCTCGCCCACCTCTTTGCCGCCATGGGGCAGGATGGtgagggtggggccggggggaggcggggccgggGTGGGCGGGGCCAGCTGGGGTGGAGCCAGGGCGGGGTCATTGGGGTGGGGGAgcttaaaaggggggggggtttGGGCCCCAGGAGTCCTTGAACCACATCCCCCCACACTTGGGCCCCCATTCCCACTTGGGTGtccatcccccccctcccccactgaCACCTGGGTCCCCACCCCCCTTgggtgtgtcccccctccccccccccagggttcCAGCTCCGCCGGACACTGCTCTTCGTCAGTTGGGACGGGGGCGAATTTGGGCATTTGGGGGCCACTGAGTGGCTGGAGGTGAGCCTGGAcgcctgcaccccccccccccccgaacgaCCCCCTCCCCCTCCGTGACCTCTCTGTGACCTCGCCATGATccctccctgaccccccccaggggTACCCCGACCTCCTGCACACCAAAGCGGCCGCCTACATCAGCCTGGATCAGGCTGTGCtgggtgagcccccccccccccccgatgcccagggtggggggaggggagggtgtctccatccaccccccccccccaggacccctggATCCCcctgacagccccccccccccccccccccaggtgacgACCGTTTGGTGGCCAAAACCAGCCCGACCCTGGTCAACCTCATCGAGAGTGCCCTCAGCCAGGTGGAGGAGGGGTGAGGGGTGGGTCCTGCACAcctgggggtgtccccccctcctgctcgcccccccatcccccatctcccccccccccaaggtggaGAGCCCCAACGAAGGCGGGAAAAGCCTCTTGGAGCTGGTGACAAGGCCGGGACGGAGCTGGGAGAGCGACGTGTGAGCACCcgggtcccttgggggggggggggggggttggaacaggggacggggatgggggggaggcccggacacctgggtccccttgggggggagggggcggggaccGGACACctggcttccccccccctccccttcaggATCCGACCGCTGCCCCCCGAAAGTGGCGCCTTCCCCTtcaccgccgccgccggggtCCCGGCCCTGGAGCTTGGCTTTGATGAGGTGGGGAGACCCCGTGTGTGTGTCACCTCCCTCCCCATGCTGTcaccccccccatgtccccatcactGACCACCCCCATTTCCCCCCAGGCGGCTCCAAGCgtcccctgtgtgtccccccatccccatcgctgacggtgtccccacatccccgcacccccccacgtcccccccgtGTCCGTCACTGTGTCCCCTCATCCCCACGTCCTCATCACCAACCACGTCCTCTGCCCCCCCGTCCCCATCGCTGACCACATCCCCCACGCATCCCCCTCTatgtcccctccatgtccccacgtcccacCGCTGACTGTGTCCCCACATCTACATCACCACGTCCCCCGTCCCCATCGCTGACCGTGTccacccccgtgtccccctctacatcccctccgtgtcccccccgaTGTCCATCACTGTGTCCCCCGTCCTCCCCATGTGTCCCCATGTCTCCGTCACCGCGTCCCCCGTCCCCATCGCTgaccgtgtccccccccgccaccaACCATGTCCtcgcgtgtgtgtccccccccccgaaCCCTGCAGGCGGCCGGGGGGTGGTCGAGGGCAGCGCTGGGGACGCGGGAGGACACGCTGGGGCGGCTGCAGGGGCGGCTGCGGGGGCGGCTGCCGGCGGTGGCCCGCGCAGTGGCCGCGGTGGCCGCCCACCTGCTGCTGCGCCTGGCCCACGACGCCCGCCTGCCCCTCGACCCCGCTGCCCTGGGGGACGCGCTGCTGCGGCGCCTGGCACCCCTCCAGGTCAGACCGGTACAAAACCAGTACGGCACTGGGACGCGCCCCGCGGGGACCATCCCTGTGGTGGTTGTCgttggggtgtgtggggggtgagAGCGTCCCCAATGTCcgtgcgtgtctgtgtgtgtgcccccccccccccgccaggcaCAGGGACTGTCCCTGCAGTGCCTGTCCTCAGCCCGCGGCGACGTCGTCCGGGCGGCCGAGACGCTGCGCCGGGAGATGGCCGGCTCTGAGGGGACCAACGAGCGCCTCAACCGTGGCTTCAACGCCCGCATCATGGCCGTGAGTGTCACCGTCACCCGCCACTgtcaccctgtccccatcccctcaaCGCCCACATCGTGGCCGTGTCACCGTCACTatcaccctgtccccatccccgtcccctcgATGTCCGCATCGTGGCCGTCAGTCTCACCATCAACCCgtcaccctgtccccatcccactgggaccGTGTCCtatccctgtcctgtccccactGATGGTCTCCAGGTCCCCATTGAtgttgtccccatccctgtccctgtccccatcccactgatggtctccctgtcctgtccccattGAcgttgtccccatccctgtccctgtcctgtccccaccAACCTTGTCCCCTTCCCTGTCCCTTTCCTGTCCCCACTGaccatgtccccaaccccatccctgtcaccatccctgtccctgtcctgtccccaccGACCATGTCCCCAACCCCGTCCCTGTCCTGTCCCAACCCACCGTGTCCCCgaccccgtccctgtccccgtcccacTGACCATGTCCCCGTTCCCAGGCGGAGGCCTCGCTCCTGTCTCCCTTCGTGTCCCCCCTGGTCACCCCCTTCCGCCACATTCTGCTGGGCCGGGGGGGCCACACGCTGCCGGCGCTGGCGGCCCAGCTCGGGGGGGGAGATGGCCAGGGGACGCGAGGGGATGCCGGTCACCTCCGCCTTCGCCTGGCCCTGCTGGCCTGGACCCTGCAGGGGACGGCTGGGGCCCTGGCCGGGGACGCCTGGGACCGCGGGGACATCTGGGGACGGGGGGACCTTGGGGACCGGGGGGATGTCTGGGACCATGGCAGCCTTGAGGACGGAGGGGACCGGGGGGACATCTGGGACCACGGCGGCCTTGGGGACGGCGGGGACAGCGGCAGCCTTGGGGACCAGGGGGACGTCTGGGACCACGGCGGCCTTGGGGACAGCGGGGACGGCGGAGACACACGGGACTATGAGGAGAACGGGGACAGCCGGGACCGTGGGGACCCCCAGGGCCCCCTCGGGACATTGGGGACCCCCTGACCTGGGGTGGGGAGAGTGCTGTTGTCCCATCGTGTGACCCCCCCCaaactggggcagggggtggacccaggtgtccgggcgGCCCGGCCCTCTCGTTTGCATACGGATGAGCCGCCGTCGCCGCTTTTATTGGCTCCGACTTCGGGCCATAAATTAACAGAatcggttaaaaaaaaaataaaaataaaggcacCTGGGGGGCCCTGCCCACCCGGATCACGCCCACACAGGCTCCACCCACTGCAACCACGCCTGCCCAGGCTCCGCCCACCCACTCAGTCTGCACCTGCTCAGGCTCCACCCACCCGGACCATGCCCACCTCAAGCCACACCCCTGGGCGTGACCTCCCCGGCCCCACCCTCTCCAGTTCAACAGGAGGGGCGGGGCCAAAGAGCTGTGACATCACAAGGGCCTTACGACGTCACCGGGGAGGGGCAGCCCCAAGGCAATGAGGTCACGGCGGCTCCCAGGCGACGCCGAGGTCACGAGCGGTGACTTCACGGGAGCCCCAGGGCATGACATCACGCACTGGGCCCCGCCCACAGCCTCGCTCCCCTGCGACATCACCAACCTGGAGTCCGTGGGCGGCGAGCGATGATGTCATCGGCGCTGGTGATGTTGCCGTGACATCACGGGGCAAAGTCAAGTCACGCTTTGGTGGAATGGGGAGGAGCACGAGGCGGCCATCTTGGTGACCCAGCCAGGGCCAAGCCCCTTCGAACGGGTCCGTGGCACCCCGGCGGCCATCTTGGCGTGGGCGGGGCTGCGTTGCGGGCGGGGCTCAGAAGTGGGGGTCACCCTTGGGGGGGCTCTGCAGGCTCTGGGCGCTGTCGAGGATCCGCTGCTGGTGCCCGGCCAGCGTCACCCCCATGCGCAGCAGGTCCCTGCGGGGGACATGAGGGTGACCGCTGCGTCCCTGTGCCCCCCCGCGtggcccccccaaatcctcccccatgcccccccccgccccgtcctcccGCCCCGTACTCGCTGCGCAGCCGCggcagcagctccaggctggTGACCCCGGCGCTGCTGAAGGTCTCCTCGTATCGGCCCAGCTGGAGGGTGCGGAGCCACTCGCCCACCGAggcgaagggggggccgggggggccaggGGGGCTGCGCTGTGCCAGCCGGGGCGGGGAGGGTCTGCAGGGACCGGGGCGGACGGGTcagccctgcagcatcccaggACCCCCTGCCCCAAGGGGACCCAGGCacccgggacccccacccccctgaCCCGGGTGTCCGAGACTCCCCGTCCCGTGTgtctgtgtccctgtcccccccggCAAGGGCCCAGGCATACCGGTGGGCCTCGGGGGCAGTGACGCGGAGGGTGGCAGGGTGGCGGATGAGGCGGTCGAGGGCGCTGACGATGTCGGGGAAGCGGGGCCGGGCGTTGCGGTCGCGCTGCCAACAGTCCAGCATGAGGCGGTGCAGTGCCGTGGGGcagcgggggggcggcggcagccGGTAATCCTGCTCGATGGCGTTGATCACCTGGGGGGAGacacgacgacgacgacgacgtggggatgtggggacacgcGCTCAGGGGACCTGGGCGTCCAGGAGGGGACCCGGAGGCTCAGGGGACCCCCTGACCTGCCAGGGATGCTGGCGTctggggggggacccaggtgtccaggcgCAGCAGCTGGGTCCCTTCCCACGCTAATTACCCCCTAATTACCTCCAGCTGTCCCTAACAAGGCTCCAACTGCCCCCACCCGCACCTGAGTCCCGGACCCTGGGTCCCACGGGTTGATCTGCCCTCCCCAGGGGGACAGAGGGGGTCCGGGGCGACTCACGTCCTGGTTGGACATGTCCCAGTAGGGTCGCTCGCCGAAGGACATCACCTCCCACATGACGATGCCATAGCTCCAGGCGTCGCTGGCCGAGGTGAACTTGCGGAAGGCGATGGCCTCCGGCGCCGTCCACCGAATCGGGATCTTCCCCCCCTGAGGACAGGGAAATCATGGGGGAACCCCAACACGCGGGCGGGGGGATCTTGGTGTCCGGGggaacccaccccaccccctgagGGACACGGGCATCCAGGAGACCCCAAATCCCTGAAGGACCCCAACCCTGGAAAGTCCCCAGCCCTGGAGGGACCCCGTC
Protein-coding sequences here:
- the TFR2 gene encoding LOW QUALITY PROTEIN: transferrin receptor protein 2 (The sequence of the model RefSeq protein was modified relative to this genomic sequence to represent the inferred CDS: substituted 1 base at 1 genomic stop codon), coding for MSWSHQDATNKLGPPQATMSHRDLGPLLAVAPPVTCPRRWPSQTPASTSTTGNGWTTPPEPIPPPGCGCGPWPGCWGCTATSSAGRSGSSSPTPVADDRQLSIIRPHTTTPLPPRSPLPPTLRTLPPARWTYRQDPAAMETLRRCFRGRPPGGGTVSYCRHRDPRGGGGEQEEEGDPIVRLPSPGPRPRRRPRPRPCPRLHPLATLALGSASAFLAGLLVAGIGHVPCGGGEGVGPDLGGSTPEEAGGGASAEAPPMWPRLRELLQRHLREERMLAWVREVSAGPHGAGSERGRGLAQAVLSAMAGAGLSRAWSRPQPLPLPTRGSASLLWVDAGGRELERLRLDPEAFCAWSAPGNATGGLVYGHYGRPQDLALLRGRGVSPRGNLLLLRLGRGPPAAKVAAAAGAGAIGVLLYPDPQDTARPGEGPGLGRDTAVTVHVQEGSGDPYSQGFPSFSGRAPPPPPPEAAPHSRPPPERQHRRPPAAGQLALSSAGGAPAAVSQGLGVPPQTPTSPPAPRRVLGGPRAPAHWGPPGRGLRYQPGLGGRQLRLSVAAGTAPGTLTSVFGALEGRLEPDCYIIVGAQRDSLGPGAAASGVGTALLLELAHLFAAMGQDGFQLRRTLLFVSWDGGEFGHLGATEWLEGYPDLLHTKAAAYISLDQAVLGDDRLVAKTSPTLVNLIESALSQVESPNEGGKSLLELVTRPGRSWESDVIRPLPPESGAFPFTAAAGVPALELGFDEAAGGWSRAALGTREDTLGRLQGRLRGRLPAVARAVAAVAAHLLLRLAHDARLPLDPAALGDALLRRLAPLQVRPVQNQYGTGTRPAGTIPVVVVVGVCGGXERPQCPCVSVCVPPPPRQAQGLSLQCLSSARGDVVRAAETLRREMAGSEGTNERLNRGFNARIMAAEASLLSPFVSPLVTPFRHILLGRGGHTLPALAAQLGGGDGQGTRGDAGHLRLRLALLAWTLQGTAGALAGDAWDRGDIWGRGDLGDRGDVWDHGSLEDGGDRGDIWDHGGLGDGGDSGSLGDQGDVWDHGGLGDSGDGGDTRDYEENGDSRDRGDPQGPLGTLGTP